A genomic segment from Candidatus Rokuibacteriota bacterium encodes:
- the pgeF gene encoding peptidoglycan editing factor PgeF: MTAPRFHGDPPTHFVSQLLEGAGVPHLFTTRNFPGVTAFRDPFPPLGPDATPLLAECGLAAEPAAFLKQVHGADVLRATVGGLAGNADALITDRPGLPIAVFSADCVPILIYDADGRRLAVVHAGWRGTAQSVARVAVLALVEAGGRPEGFLAAVGPSIGPCCYEVDKPVIARLDAAFPGRWGAWVRSVGLGKWMLDLWAANEEQLRGAGLRGDRIDNPRLCTGCRTDLFYSYRRGHKGRLVSVAAVPLTPPHPTLSPAGGEGAESNPLPFGKKGAENNPLPSEDREPRTTLSPLGSGPGEGAEENPLPSGERAG; this comes from the coding sequence ATGACCGCTCCGCGCTTCCACGGCGACCCGCCCACCCACTTCGTTTCGCAGTTGCTCGAAGGCGCGGGAGTGCCGCATCTCTTCACCACGCGCAACTTCCCGGGCGTGACGGCCTTCAGAGACCCGTTCCCGCCTCTCGGTCCCGACGCCACGCCCTTGCTCGCCGAGTGCGGCCTCGCTGCGGAGCCTGCGGCCTTTCTCAAGCAGGTCCACGGCGCTGATGTCCTCCGCGCGACCGTGGGTGGCCTGGCGGGGAACGCCGACGCTCTCATCACTGACAGGCCGGGGCTGCCTATCGCGGTCTTTTCCGCCGACTGCGTGCCGATCCTGATCTACGACGCCGACGGGCGGCGGCTCGCGGTCGTCCACGCGGGCTGGCGCGGCACCGCCCAGTCGGTGGCGCGGGTGGCCGTCCTGGCGCTGGTGGAGGCGGGTGGCCGGCCCGAAGGCTTCCTGGCGGCCGTCGGACCGTCTATAGGGCCCTGCTGCTACGAGGTGGACAAGCCGGTGATCGCGCGGCTCGACGCGGCCTTTCCGGGGCGCTGGGGCGCCTGGGTCAGGTCGGTGGGCCTCGGCAAGTGGATGCTCGATCTCTGGGCCGCCAACGAGGAGCAGCTGCGAGGCGCAGGGCTTCGCGGCGACAGGATAGATAACCCCCGGCTCTGCACGGGCTGCCGCACCGACCTTTTCTACTCCTACCGGCGCGGCCACAAGGGACGGCTGGTCAGCGTTGCAGCCGTGCCTCTTACGCCCCCTCACCCTACCCTCTCCCCCGCTGGGGGAGAGGGAGCCGAGAGCAACCCTCTCCCATTTGGGAAGAAGGGAGCCGAGAACAACCCTCTCCCCTCTGAGGACAGGGAGCCGAGAACAACCCTCTCCCCTCTGGGGAGCGGGCCGGGTGAGGGAGCCGAGGAGAACCCTCTCCCCTCTGGGGAGCGGGCAGGGTGA